One genomic segment of Helianthus annuus cultivar XRQ/B chromosome 14, HanXRQr2.0-SUNRISE, whole genome shotgun sequence includes these proteins:
- the LOC110909169 gene encoding uncharacterized protein LOC110909169: protein MNPDKPVSKMNQKRLVFSMLPLMVSALLIAIFVVFNLSVKTPLFYSSNLQNHPSPKQFSLLIGILTRADNYDRRHFLRLIYGIKSPPFAQIDIKFVFCNLTKQEQRVLISLEILRFNDVIILNCFENMNNGKTYTYFSSLPQILSQSYDYVMKADDDVFLRLLPLALSLQPLPRSDLYYGFVIPCQSMNPFVSYMSGMGFVLSWDLVEWIASSDIPRNDTFGPEDKLVGRWLNAGRKARNRFSNKPAMYDYPGTNGRCSHELIPDTIAVHRLKRWDQWLAVIRYFNVTKELKASKLYHGLDF from the coding sequence CTCAATGTTACCTTTAATGGTTTCCGCTCTCCTCATCGCGATCTTCGTCGTCTTCAACCTCAGTGTGAAAACCCCGTTATTTTATTCGTCAAATCTCCAGAACCATCCATCACCAAAGCAATTCAGCCTCCTAATAGGAATCCTAACTCGAGCAGATAATTATGATCGTCGCCATTTCCTACGCCTCATTTATGGAATCAAATCCCCTCCGTTCGCCCAAATAGACATCAAATTTGTATTCTGCAACCTCACAAAACAAGAACAAAGAGTTCTAATATCCCTAGAGATCCTCCGATTCAACGACGTTATCATTCTCAATTGTTTCGAGAACATGAACAACGGGAAAACATACACCTACTTCTCTTCACTTCCACAAATTCTATCTCAGTCTTATGATTATGTCATGAAGGCGGATGATGATGTCTTTTTACGGCTTTTGCCACTGGCATTATCACTACAGCCACTACCAAGATCGGATTTGTACTACGGGTTTGTGATTCCCTGCCAAAGTATGAATCCGTTTGTGTCGTATATGTCGGGAATGGGGTTTGTTTTATCATGGGATTTGGTTGAATGGATTGCAAGTTCGGATATTCCTAGAAATGACACTTTTGGTCCTGAGGATAAACTAGTTGGAAGATGGTTGAATGCTGGACGGAAAGCGAGAAACAGGTTTTCTAACAAGCCTGCCATGTATGATTATCCGGGTACAAACGGGAGATGCTCGCATGAGCTTATTCCCGACACGATAGCCGTTCACAGGCTCAAAAGATGGGATCAATGGCTTGCTGTGATTCGGTACTTTAACGTGACTAAAGAACTTAAGGCGTCCAAACTTTACCATGGTTTAGATTTTTAA
- the LOC110909168 gene encoding sucrose synthase 7: protein MATSSSSSIMKRSDSIVDSMPDALRQSRYHMKKCFLKYVEKGNRMMKLHHIMQEMETVIDDKDEQAQLLDSLIGYILRTSQEAAVVPPYIAFASRPNPGSWEFVKVNSNDLSVEGITATDYLKFKETIIDETWANDENTLEIDFGSMDFNLPNMSLPDSIGNGVNFTSKFITSKLYAQSGGQQLVDYLLSLNHQGENLMINDTLNTVSKLKAALILAHASLSSLPNDTPYQSFELRFKEWGFEKGWGDNAERAKATIRCLLEVLQAPDPVNLEALFSRIPNIFNVVLFSIHGYFGQSNVLGLPDTGGQVVYVLDQVVAMEEELLMRIKQQGLNFKPQILVVTRLLPDAKGTKCNQQLEPVTNTKHSHILRLPFRTEKGVLRKWISRFDIYPYLENFTQDASAKIVEMMEGKPDLIIGNYTDGNLVASLVASKLGTTLGTIAHALEKTKYEDSDMNWKQLDPKYHFSCQFTADMIAMNSADFIITSTFQEIAGSKDRPGQYESHTAFTLPGLYRVVSGINVFDPKFNIASPGADQTVYFPYAETQNRFTTFRPAIEELLFSKVENDEHIGYLEDKNKPIIFSMARLDTVKNITGLTEWFGANKRLRSLVNLVVVAGFFDPSKSKDREEMAEIKKMHLLIEKYQLKGQIRWIAAQTDKKRNSELYRFIADSKGAFVQPALYEAFGLTVIEAMNCGLPTFATNQGGPAEIIVDGVSGFQIDPNHGDESSNKIADFFQKCKEDPGYWNRISEGGLKRIYECYTWKIYANKVLNMGNIYTFWRRLNKEQKEAKQRYIELFYNLHYKNLVRTVPIASDEAQPAPVTRPKPATQPTTRRTKSTLERLFGA, encoded by the exons ATGGCAACTAGTTCAAGTTCATCCATCATGAAACGGTCCGACTCAATAGTCGACTCCATGCCAGACGCCTTGAGGCAGAGCCGATATCACATGAAAAAATGTTTTCTAAAATACgttgaaaaaggaaaccggatgATGAAACTCCACCATATAATGCAAGAAATGGAGACCGTCATTGATGACAAGGACGAACAGGCTCAGCTCTTGGATAGCTTAATCGGCTACATCTTGCGCACAAGTCAG GAAGCAGCTGTTGTCCCTCCTTATATTGCCTTTGCTAGTAGACCGAATCCTGGATCCTGGGAGTTTGTTAAAGTCAACTCTAACGATCTATCGGTTGAAGGGATCACTGCCACCGATTACCTGAAGTTCAAGGAAACGATCATTGATGAGACATG GGCTAATGATGAAAACACGTTGGAGATTGACTTCGGGTCAATGGACTTTAATCTGCCAAACATGAGTTTACCTGATTCGATTGGAAACGGTGTTAACTTCACATCGAAGTTCATTACTTCTAAACTTTATGCACAATCTGGCGGCCAACAGCTTGTTGATTACTTACTCTCATTAAATCATCAAGGAGAA AACCTTATGATCAATGATACACTGAACACAGTTTCAAAACTTAAAGCGGCTCTAATCCTAGCTCATGCCTCCCTTTCTTCGTTACCTAACGATACGCCATATCAAAGCTTCGAGCTTAG ATTCAAAGAATGGGGGTTTGAGAAGGGATGGGGGGATAATGCAGAACGCGCGAAGGCAACAATTCGGTGTCTTTTGGAGGTTCTTCAAGCACCCGATCCAGTAAACCTGGAGGCTTTATTCAGCAGGATTCCAAACATATTCAACGTCGTTTTGTTCTCGATCCATGGGTATTTTGGTCAATCCAATGTTCTTGGCTTGCCCGATACTGGCGGCCAGGTAGTTTATGTTTTGGATCAAGTTGTGGCTATGGAAGAGGAATTGCTTATGAGGATTAAGCAACAAGGACTCAACTTCAAGCCTCAAATACTTGTG GTGACCCGACTTCTTCCTGATGCAAAAGGAACCAAATGTAATCAACAGCTGGAACCAGTAACAAACACAAAACATTCACATATACTTAGGCTTCCATTCAGAACAGAGAAAGGTGTTCTTCGCAAATGGATATCTCGATTCGATATCTATCCGTATCTCGAAAACTTCACTCAG GATGCAAGTGCCAAAATTGTTGAAATGATGGAAGGAAAACCGGATCTGATCATCGGAAACTATACTGATGGAAATCTTGTTGCGTCTCTCGTTGCGAGTAAACTCGGCACCACATTG GGAACGATTGCACACGCGTTAGAGAAAACCAAATACGAAGATTCAGACATGAACTGGAAGCAGTTGGACCCTAAATATCACTTTTCATGTCAATTTACAGCAGATATGATTGCAATGAATTCAGCTGATTTCATCATCACCAGTACTTTTCAAGAGATTGCTGGAAG TAAGGATAGACCGGGTCAATACGAAAGCCATACGGCTTTTACACTTCCAGGCTTATACAGAGTTGTTTCGGGCATCAACGTGTTCGATCCAAAATTCAATATCGCTTCTCCAGGAGCTGATCAAACTGTTTACTTCCCGTACGCTGAAACACAGAACCGATTCACCACATTTCGCCCCGCCATAGAGGAGTTGCTCTTTAGTAAAGTTGAAAATGATGAACACAT TGGATACTTAGAAGACAAAAACAAACCGATCATATTCTCAATGGCACGGCTCGACACTGTGAAGAACATCACAGGGCTAACCGAATGGTTTGGAGCGAACAAGAGGCTCCGGAGCTTGGTCAATCTTGTTGTCGTGGCTGGTTTTTTCGACCCCTCGAAATCAAAAGATAGAGAAGAAATGGCGGAAATTAAGAAAATGCACTTGTTGATCGAGAAATACCAACTCAAAGGTCAAATAAGATGGATCGCTGCTCAGACCGATAAGAAAAGGAACAGTGAGCTTTACCGGTTTATCGCTGACTCAAAGGGTGCGTTTGTCCAGCCCGCTTTGTATGAAGCGTTTGGGCTCACGGTTATCGAGGCTATGAACTGCGGTTTGCCGACTTTTGCGACGAATCAAGGTGGTCCCGCTGAGATTATCGTTGATGGCGTTTCTGGGTTCCAGATTGATCCTAATCATGGAGATGAGTCCAGCAACAAGATTGCGGATTTTTTCCAGAAGTGTAAAGAAGATCCTGGGTACTGGAACCGAATTTCAGAAGGCGGTTTGAAGCGTATATACGAGTG CTATACTTGGAAGATTTATGCAAATAAAGTGTTGAATATGGGGAACATTTACACGTTTTGGAGGCGGTTAAACAAGGAACAGAAAGAAGCCAAACAAAGATACATTGAACTATTCTACAATCTACACTACAAGAACTTG GTTAGGACTGTGCCCATTGCTAGTGATGAAGCTCAACCTGCACCGGTTACAAGGCCAAAACCGGCAACACAGCCTACAACAAGGCGTACAAAATCCACGCTGGAAAG GCTGTTTGGAGCTTAA